In one Vanacampus margaritifer isolate UIUO_Vmar chromosome 11, RoL_Vmar_1.0, whole genome shotgun sequence genomic region, the following are encoded:
- the htr1fa gene encoding 5-hydroxytryptamine receptor 1F has product MDFPNCTEGAYATSSGDYDALETTRLPPRKIVLSVTLSVLAIVTTFLNCLVITAIAVTRKLHHPANYLICSLAVTDLLVAVLVMPFSIIYIQKESWLMGKVVCTIWLSVDITCCTCSILHLAAIAIDRYRAITDAVEYSRKRTGARAGAMVAVVWLLSILISLPPLLWRYYTGDADQEDQCIILHHHIAFTLYSTLGAFYIPLLLILILYFKIYRAAQTLYMRREASRASRHSCMTNGSMIPSTYPAGDVGDGGPRSPDPVSPQDKSFSDPSTEEAPRERMRISVKKFHCKARRHDSRSESRRSQLSQGPRISGSRERKAASTLGLIIGAFVICWLPFFVKEVIVNTCSSCSTSMEMADFLTWLGYINSLINPLIYTIFNEDFKKAFQRLVRCSSYL; this is encoded by the coding sequence ATGGATTTTCCCAACTGCACTGAAGGGGCGTATGCTACTAGCAGCGGTGATTATGATGCACTGGAGACCACCAGACTTCCCCCCAGGAAGATCGTCCTTTCAGTGACCCTCTCCGTGCTGGCCATCGTGACCACGTTCCTCAACTGCTTGGTGATCACGGCCATCGCCGTCACCCGCAAGTTGCATCACCCTGCCAACTACCTCATCTGCTCGCTGGCGGTGACCGACCTGCTGGTGGCCGTGCTGGTCATGCCCTTTAGCATCATATACATTCAGAAAGAGAGTTGGCTCATGGGTAAAGTGGTGTGCACCATCTGGCTGAGTGTGGACATCACGTGCTGCACGTGCTCCATCCTCCACCTGGCCGCCATCGCCATTGACCGCTACAGGGCCATCACAGATGCCGTGGAGTACTCGCGAAAACGCACGGGGGCCCGGGCGGGAGCCATGGTGGCCGTCGTGTGGCTCTTGTCCATCCTTATCTCGCTTCCTCCTCTCTTGTGGCGGTACTACACAGGGGATGCAGATCAGGAAGACCAGTGCATCATCCTCCACCACCACATCGCCTTCACCCTGTACTCCACCCTCGGGGCGTTTTACATCCCCCTTTtgctcatcctcatcctctACTTTAAAATCTACCGGGCTGCTCAGACCCTTTACATGCGTCGGGAGGCCAGCAGGGCGAGCCGTCACTCGTGCATGACCAACGGGAGCATGATCCCTTCCACCTACCCCGCCGGAGACGTCGGAGACGGGGGGCCTCGGAGTCCGGACCCCGTCAGCCCGCAAGATAAGTCGTTCTCCGACCCCTCCACGGAGGAGGCGCCTCGCGAACGGATGCGTATTTCGGTCAAAAAGTTCCACTGCAAGGCCCGTCGGCATGACTCACGCAGCGAGTCACGGAGGAGCCAGCTCTCCCAAGGACCACGCATCTCGGGCTCGCGGGAACGCAAGGCCGCTTCCACGCTGGGTTTGATCATCGGAGCGTTTGTCATCTGCTGGTTGCCCTTTTTTGTCAAGGAGGTGATCGTCAACACATGCAGCTCTTGCAGCACGTCAATGGAGATGGCTGACTTTCTGACGTGGCTGGGATACATCAACTCACTCATCAACCCCCTCATCTATACTATCTTTAACGAGGACTTCAAAAAGGCGTTCCAGAGACTGGTTCGGTGCAGTAGTTACCTCTGA